The following proteins are encoded in a genomic region of [Limnothrix rosea] IAM M-220:
- a CDS encoding phage integrase N-terminal SAM-like domain-containing protein — MPDIIPSHKLLDVVREFIRLKYHSYRTEQSYLDWIRRYLLYQNGKHPREMCKAEIQAFLTH, encoded by the coding sequence TTGCCTGATATCATCCCATCGCATAAGTTGTTAGATGTGGTGCGCGAATTCATTCGTCTCAAGTATCATTCCTACCGTACTGAGCAGAGTTATTTGGACTGGATTCGACGTTATCTGCTTTATCAGAATGGTAAGCATCCCCGTGAAATGTGCAAAGCAGAGATTCAAGCCTTTTTGACTCACTAG